A genomic segment from Cyprinus carpio isolate SPL01 chromosome A22, ASM1834038v1, whole genome shotgun sequence encodes:
- the slc25a20 gene encoding mitochondrial carnitine/acylcarnitine carrier protein, producing the protein MSKQPQPISPLKNFFAGGFGGVCLVFAGHPLDTIKVRLQTQPKPRPGESALYRGTLDCFKKTLAKEGVLGLYKGMAAPIIGVTPMFAVCFFGFGLGKKLQQKTPDDVLTYPQLFAAGMLSGVFTTAIMAPGERIKCLLQIQAASGQVKYAGPMDCVKQLYRENGVRGIYKGTALTLMRDVPASGMYFMTYEWLKYTLTPEGKSPTELSVPSVLFAGGMAGIFNWAVAIPPDVLKSRFQTAPEGKYPNGFRDVLRELIREEGIGSLYKGFTAVMLRAFPANAACFLGFELAMKFLNWMAPNL; encoded by the exons ATGTCGAAGCAGCCGCAGCCCATCAGTCCGCTGAAGAACTTCTTCGCTGGAGGCTTCGGCGGGGTTTGTTTAGTGTTCGCCGGACACCCGCTGGACACCATCAAA GTGCGACTGCAGACGCAGCCCAAGCCCCGTCCAGGAGAGTCTGCGCTGTACCGCGGGACGCTCGACTGCTTCAAGAAAACACTGGCGAAAGAG ggtgtTCTGGGGCTGTATAAGggcatggcggcgcccatcatcGGAGTCACACCCATGTTCGCCGTCTGCTTCTTCGGCTTCGGACTCGGCAAGAAGCTGCAGCAGAAAACACCGGACGACGTCCTGAC gtatCCGCAGCTGTTTGCGGCCGGGATGCTGTCAGGAGTCTTCACTACGGCCATCATGGCTCCCGGAGAGAGAATCAAATGTCTGCTGCAG atccagGCGGCGTCGGGGCAGGTGAAGTACGCGGGGCCGATGGACTGCGTCAAGCAGCTGTACCGAGAGAACGGCGTCCGCGGCATCTATAAAGGCACGGCCCTGACGCTCATGAGAG ATGTGCCGGCCAGTGGCATGTACTTCATGACGTACGAGTGGCTGAAGTACACACTCACACCGGAGGGCAAGAG cccgACGGAGCTCAGCGTTCCCAGTGTGTTGTTCGCCGGTGGGATGGCGGGGATCTTTAACTGGGCCGTAGCGATTCCTCCGGACGTGCTGAAGTCTCGTTTCCAGACAG CTCCAGAGGGCAAATATCCCAACGGCTTCCGGGACGTCCTGCGAGAGCTGATCCGGGAGGAGGGCATCGGCTCGCTCTATAAAGGCTTCACTGCTGTGATGCTGCGAGCGTTTCCAGCTAACGCG gCCTGCTTTCTGGGGTTTGAATTGGCCATGAAGTTTCTGAACTGGATGGCTCCAAATCTGTGA
- the prkar2ab gene encoding protein kinase, cAMP-dependent, regulatory, type II, alpha, B isoform X1 yields MSVEVPAGLSELLKGYTLEVLKRRPADLLEFSVQYFTLLREQRSSTRASSSRSPVTRGVAFDQDSAPTDSSEEEEEEQRQEEEDEEEKEEEQRQEEEDEEEKEEEQRQEEEDEEEKEEEQRQEDDEEEEEEDDFPDDFTFKAPPPSKCNRRVSVCAEAYNPDEDEDEGSESRVVHPKTDEQRQRLQEACRDILLFKTLEQDQFAEVLDSMFEVLVKPNECIIHQGDDGDNFYVIERGVFDILIKKDGVSRCVGRYDNKGSFGELALMYNTPRAATIRATQEGALWALDRSTFHRLIVKNNAKKRKMYESFIESVPLLKSLQVREASVQLMLLHWLQLTERMKIVDVVGMKTFSDGEQIIRQGDSADCFYVVESGEVRIMIRSKTQAGQRSQEEVEVARCSRGQYFGELALVTNKPRAASVYAAGETKCLVIDVQAFERLLGSCKQILKRNIQQYEQQLLAIFGSSVDLKH; encoded by the exons ATGAGCGTGGAGGTTCCTGCGGGTCTGAGCGAGCTGCTGAAGGGCTACACGCTGGAGGTGCTGAAGCGGAGGCCCGCGGACCTGCTGGAGTTCTCCGTGCAGTACTTCACCCTTCTGAGGGAGCAGCGCAGCTCCACCCGCGCCAGCAGCAGCCGCTCACCGGTGACCCGCGGGGTGGCCTTCGACCAGGACTCCGCGCCCACCGACTCcagcgaggaggaggaggaagagcaaagacaagaagaagaagacgaggaggagaaggaggaagagcaaagacaagaagaagaagacgaggaggagaaggaggaagagcaaagacaagaagaagaagacgaggaggagaaggaggaagaGCAAAGACAAgaagatgatgaggaggaggaggaggaagatgactTCCCAGATGATTTTACATTCAAAG CTCCTCCACCCAGTAAATGCAACAGACGTGTATCAG TGTGTGCGGAGGCGTATAACCCTGATGAAGATGAAGACGAGGGCAGCGAGTCGAGGGTCGTTCACCCCAAAACTGATGAGCAGCGTCAGCGTCTACAGGAGGCCTGCAGGGACATATTGCTGTTCAAAACCCTTGAGCAG GATCAGTTCGCTGAGGTGTTAGACAGCATGTTCGAGGTGCTGGTGAAACCAAACGAGTGCATCATCCATCAGGGAGACGATGGTGATAATTTCTACGTCATTGAGAG ggGTGTGTTTGATATCTTGATTAAGAAGGATGGCGTGAGCCGCTGTGTGGGTCGCTATGATAATAAAGGCAGCTTTGGTGAGCTGGCCCTCATGTACAACACGCCGCGCGCCGCCACCATCAGGGCCACTCAGGAGGGGGCTCTGTGGGCGCTG GACAGATCCACTTTCCACAGACTCATCGTGAAAAATAACGCGAAGAAGAGGAAGATGTACGAGAGTTTCATCGAGAGCGTCCCGCTGCTGAAGTCACTGCAGGTGCGCGAGGCGTCAGTTCAGCTCATGCTACTTCATTGGCTTCAA TTAACGGAGCGCATGAAGATCGTTGACGTGGTTGGGATGAAGACGTTCAGCGACGGCGAGCAGATCATACGCCAG GGCGATTCGGCCGACTGCTTCTACGTGGTGGAGTCTGGGGAAGTCAGGATCATGATCAGAAGCAAA ACTCAGGCGGGTCAGAGGTcacaggaggaggtggaggtcgCGCGCTGCTCCAGGGGTCAGTATTTCGGTGAGCTGGCGCTGGTCACCAATAAACCCCGAGCGGCGTCTGTGTACGCGGCAGGAGAGACCAAGTGTTTAG tGATCGACGTGCAGGCGTTCGAGCGTCTGCTGGGCTCCTGTAAGCAGATCCTGAAGAGGAACATCCAGCAGTACGAGCAGCAGCTGCTGGCCATCTTCGGCTCCAGCGTCGAcctcaaacactga
- the prkar2ab gene encoding protein kinase, cAMP-dependent, regulatory, type II, alpha, B isoform X2, which produces MSVEVPAGLSELLKGYTLEVLKRRPADLLEFSVQYFTLLREQRSSTRASSSRSPVTRGVAFDQDSAPTDSSEEEEEEQRQEEEDEEEKEEEQRQEEEDEEEKEEEQRQEEEDEEEKEEEQRQEDDEEEEEEDDFPDDFTFKAPPPSKCNRRVSVCAEAYNPDEDEDEGSESRVVHPKTDEQRQRLQEACRDILLFKTLEQDQFAEVLDSMFEVLVKPNECIIHQGDDGDNFYVIERGVFDILIKKDGVSRCVGRYDNKGSFGELALMYNTPRAATIRATQEGALWALDRSTFHRLIVKNNAKKRKMYESFIESVPLLKSLQLTERMKIVDVVGMKTFSDGEQIIRQGDSADCFYVVESGEVRIMIRSKTQAGQRSQEEVEVARCSRGQYFGELALVTNKPRAASVYAAGETKCLVIDVQAFERLLGSCKQILKRNIQQYEQQLLAIFGSSVDLKH; this is translated from the exons ATGAGCGTGGAGGTTCCTGCGGGTCTGAGCGAGCTGCTGAAGGGCTACACGCTGGAGGTGCTGAAGCGGAGGCCCGCGGACCTGCTGGAGTTCTCCGTGCAGTACTTCACCCTTCTGAGGGAGCAGCGCAGCTCCACCCGCGCCAGCAGCAGCCGCTCACCGGTGACCCGCGGGGTGGCCTTCGACCAGGACTCCGCGCCCACCGACTCcagcgaggaggaggaggaagagcaaagacaagaagaagaagacgaggaggagaaggaggaagagcaaagacaagaagaagaagacgaggaggagaaggaggaagagcaaagacaagaagaagaagacgaggaggagaaggaggaagaGCAAAGACAAgaagatgatgaggaggaggaggaggaagatgactTCCCAGATGATTTTACATTCAAAG CTCCTCCACCCAGTAAATGCAACAGACGTGTATCAG TGTGTGCGGAGGCGTATAACCCTGATGAAGATGAAGACGAGGGCAGCGAGTCGAGGGTCGTTCACCCCAAAACTGATGAGCAGCGTCAGCGTCTACAGGAGGCCTGCAGGGACATATTGCTGTTCAAAACCCTTGAGCAG GATCAGTTCGCTGAGGTGTTAGACAGCATGTTCGAGGTGCTGGTGAAACCAAACGAGTGCATCATCCATCAGGGAGACGATGGTGATAATTTCTACGTCATTGAGAG ggGTGTGTTTGATATCTTGATTAAGAAGGATGGCGTGAGCCGCTGTGTGGGTCGCTATGATAATAAAGGCAGCTTTGGTGAGCTGGCCCTCATGTACAACACGCCGCGCGCCGCCACCATCAGGGCCACTCAGGAGGGGGCTCTGTGGGCGCTG GACAGATCCACTTTCCACAGACTCATCGTGAAAAATAACGCGAAGAAGAGGAAGATGTACGAGAGTTTCATCGAGAGCGTCCCGCTGCTGAAGTCACTGCAG TTAACGGAGCGCATGAAGATCGTTGACGTGGTTGGGATGAAGACGTTCAGCGACGGCGAGCAGATCATACGCCAG GGCGATTCGGCCGACTGCTTCTACGTGGTGGAGTCTGGGGAAGTCAGGATCATGATCAGAAGCAAA ACTCAGGCGGGTCAGAGGTcacaggaggaggtggaggtcgCGCGCTGCTCCAGGGGTCAGTATTTCGGTGAGCTGGCGCTGGTCACCAATAAACCCCGAGCGGCGTCTGTGTACGCGGCAGGAGAGACCAAGTGTTTAG tGATCGACGTGCAGGCGTTCGAGCGTCTGCTGGGCTCCTGTAAGCAGATCCTGAAGAGGAACATCCAGCAGTACGAGCAGCAGCTGCTGGCCATCTTCGGCTCCAGCGTCGAcctcaaacactga